Proteins from a genomic interval of Arthrobacter sp. CAN_C5:
- a CDS encoding 1-acyl-sn-glycerol-3-phosphate acyltransferase gives MADSRRSRVTFGVLAVTVRPIMNALMAKRWSGSEKLPKDTGFIVCPNHITEIDPVVIGHFLFNHQVTPHFLAKASLFNVPIMGWILKATGQVPVDRTTAGANRSLEAARDAISAGGGIVVYPEGTLTRDPDLWPMKGRTGAARLALQTGAPVVPIAHWGAHEVFPRYAKRLYLFPRKTSRVVVGDPIDFADLAGKPITKTVLDTATERILDALTALVADLRQETPPAERWNPADKHQKSSGRDYDNPPEGTP, from the coding sequence ATGGCTGATTCGAGGAGATCCCGGGTGACGTTTGGCGTGCTCGCCGTCACCGTGCGTCCGATCATGAACGCGCTGATGGCGAAGCGGTGGTCGGGGTCGGAGAAACTGCCGAAGGACACCGGCTTCATCGTCTGCCCCAACCACATCACCGAGATTGACCCCGTGGTGATCGGCCATTTCCTGTTCAACCACCAGGTGACACCGCATTTCCTCGCGAAGGCGTCTCTGTTCAACGTGCCCATCATGGGGTGGATCCTCAAGGCCACGGGCCAGGTGCCGGTGGACCGGACCACTGCTGGCGCCAACCGCTCCCTCGAGGCCGCCCGGGACGCGATCAGCGCCGGTGGCGGCATCGTGGTGTACCCGGAGGGCACCCTGACCAGGGATCCCGATCTGTGGCCCATGAAGGGCCGCACGGGCGCCGCACGTCTGGCTCTCCAGACCGGTGCGCCCGTGGTTCCGATCGCGCACTGGGGTGCCCATGAGGTGTTTCCACGCTATGCCAAGCGGCTTTACCTCTTTCCCCGGAAAACCTCGAGGGTAGTGGTCGGTGACCCGATTGACTTCGCCGACCTCGCCGGGAAACCCATCACCAAAACCGTCCTGGACACGGCCACCGAACGGATCCTCGATGCGCTGACGGCGCTCGTGGCGGACCTGCGCCAGGAAACCCCACCCGCTGAACGCTGGAACCCGGCCGACAAACACCAGAAGAGCAGCGGCAGGGACTACGACAACCCGCCGGAAGGAACCCCGTGA
- a CDS encoding NAD(P)H-dependent glycerol-3-phosphate dehydrogenase, with amino-acid sequence MTRTPPAVVAVLGAGSWGTTFAKILADAGAAHGTRVKLWARRDDVATEINTTRRNCRYLPDTVLPGNIECSSDIAEVLDGAELVAVAVPAQSLRPQLASWKQFLSEDAVVVSLMKGLEVGSDARMSQVIAAELDLPADRIAVVSGPNLALEIARQEPTASVVACPDEDVAAWIAAACTAKYFRPYTNPDVVGVEIGGIVKNVIALAVGICEGKQMGDNTKASVITRGLAETTRLAVALGGEAETMAGLAGMGDLIATCSSALSRNHTAGRLLGQGLTLDEVTGKMNQTAEGIKSAQAVLDLAGQLGVDMPITENVVAVLQGTVSVHDLGPRLLSRDLKSEGKL; translated from the coding sequence GTGACGCGCACCCCACCCGCCGTGGTCGCCGTCCTGGGCGCGGGCAGCTGGGGAACCACGTTTGCGAAGATCCTCGCCGATGCCGGCGCCGCCCACGGTACCCGGGTGAAACTGTGGGCCCGACGGGACGACGTGGCCACGGAGATCAACACCACCCGGCGTAACTGCAGGTACCTCCCGGACACGGTGCTGCCCGGGAACATTGAGTGTTCCAGCGACATAGCCGAGGTGCTCGACGGCGCCGAACTCGTCGCCGTCGCCGTCCCCGCGCAGTCCCTCCGGCCCCAGCTGGCTAGCTGGAAGCAGTTCCTCAGCGAGGACGCAGTGGTGGTCTCGCTCATGAAGGGCCTTGAGGTTGGCTCCGATGCGCGGATGAGCCAGGTGATCGCGGCCGAACTGGACCTCCCCGCGGATCGCATTGCGGTGGTGTCCGGGCCCAACCTGGCGCTTGAGATCGCCCGCCAGGAACCCACCGCCTCGGTGGTGGCGTGCCCGGACGAGGACGTGGCCGCGTGGATTGCCGCCGCCTGCACCGCGAAGTACTTCAGGCCCTATACCAACCCCGATGTGGTGGGCGTCGAAATCGGCGGGATCGTCAAGAACGTCATCGCCCTCGCCGTCGGGATCTGCGAGGGGAAGCAGATGGGCGACAACACCAAGGCCTCGGTCATTACCCGTGGCCTTGCGGAGACCACCCGGCTTGCCGTTGCCCTGGGCGGGGAAGCCGAAACCATGGCCGGCCTCGCGGGGATGGGCGACCTGATCGCCACCTGCTCGTCGGCGCTGTCCCGCAACCACACGGCAGGCAGGTTGCTGGGCCAGGGGCTGACACTTGACGAGGTCACCGGGAAGATGAACCAGACCGCCGAGGGCATCAAGTCTGCCCAGGCTGTCCTGGACCTGGCCGGACAATTGGGCGTTGATATGCCCATCACCGAGAACGTGGTGGCAGTGCTTCAGGGCACCGTCTCCGTCCATGATCTGGGGCCGCGACTGTTGTCCCGCGACCTGAAATCCGAAGGCAAACTGTGA
- a CDS encoding D-alanine--D-alanine ligase family protein, giving the protein MTVVPPETPDPDRTPKPRVLVLFGGRSSEHAVSCITAAGVLEAIDRDKYEVIPVGIAKNGQWVQVPGDPSQWSLRSATLPEVPASDESLVLAAAGVGMDLAATELMVTAAEQMPRSLGGVDVVVPLLHGPFGEDGTLQGLLEMADIRYVGAGVLASAVGMDKHYMKVVFAAAGLTVGPYEVITDRQWANDRDGCLARAAALGFPSFVKPARAGSSMGITRVASQADLAAAVEVAREFDPKVLVEAGIVGREIEVAVLQGRGTNEPRASLPGEIAVQPGDHDWYDFEAKYVDGAAAELSCPADLPPTVSDRVRALAAEAFDAVGAEGLSRVDFFYTPAGGLIINEINTMPGFTPISMYPQMWAKSGLTYTELIDELISLALNRKTGLR; this is encoded by the coding sequence GTGACTGTAGTTCCACCCGAGACGCCCGACCCAGACCGTACGCCCAAGCCGCGGGTGCTGGTCCTCTTCGGCGGACGGTCCAGCGAGCACGCGGTCAGCTGCATCACCGCGGCTGGCGTGCTTGAGGCAATCGACCGGGACAAGTACGAGGTCATCCCCGTCGGGATCGCGAAAAACGGCCAATGGGTGCAGGTCCCGGGGGATCCGTCCCAGTGGTCGCTGCGCTCCGCCACCCTTCCAGAGGTCCCGGCGTCGGACGAGTCGCTGGTCCTCGCCGCGGCCGGCGTAGGGATGGATCTCGCGGCCACCGAACTCATGGTGACAGCCGCGGAACAGATGCCGCGCAGCCTGGGCGGGGTCGACGTCGTCGTGCCGCTGCTGCACGGCCCGTTCGGCGAGGACGGCACGCTGCAGGGGTTGCTGGAGATGGCCGACATCCGGTACGTCGGCGCCGGGGTGCTGGCGTCGGCCGTGGGCATGGACAAGCACTACATGAAGGTGGTCTTTGCCGCCGCCGGTCTCACGGTGGGGCCGTACGAGGTCATTACCGACCGCCAATGGGCCAACGACCGCGACGGGTGCCTTGCCCGCGCGGCCGCCCTGGGATTCCCCTCCTTCGTGAAGCCTGCCCGCGCCGGCTCGTCGATGGGGATCACCCGGGTGGCGTCGCAGGCGGACCTGGCTGCCGCCGTCGAGGTGGCCCGGGAATTTGATCCAAAGGTGTTGGTCGAGGCGGGCATCGTTGGCCGGGAGATTGAGGTGGCCGTTCTGCAGGGCCGTGGCACCAACGAACCGCGGGCCTCTCTGCCCGGTGAGATCGCCGTTCAGCCGGGCGACCATGACTGGTACGACTTCGAAGCCAAGTACGTCGACGGCGCCGCCGCCGAGCTGAGCTGCCCGGCCGACCTGCCGCCCACGGTCAGCGACCGGGTACGTGCCCTCGCGGCCGAGGCGTTCGACGCTGTTGGCGCCGAGGGCCTGTCCAGGGTCGACTTCTTCTACACCCCGGCGGGCGGGCTGATCATCAACGAGATCAACACCATGCCTGGGTTCACCCCGATCAGCATGTACCCGCAAATGTGGGCCAAGTCAGGACTCACCTATACGGAGCTCATCGATGAGCTGATCAGCCTGGCACTGAACCGGAAGACCGGCCTGCGCTAG
- a CDS encoding putative sulfate exporter family transporter, which translates to MTTQRSAATAAVINLLPGVLVMAAAVAISLFVASLQGFVGALVVALALGLLVRNTGLFHPRIRPGIQRATKRFLRLGVVVLGLQLSLPEILGLGYPVLALIIVSVFVSFLFTRYVGERLGLSRAASTLMAAGFSICGASAIAGMQSIVNADDDEVASAIAMVTLYGSAVILGLPLIGNLLGLSPETFGIWSGLAVHEVAQVVATASTAGAVALAVATVVKLGRVVLLAPVAAFVSVGIRRTEGAQRSVSGRVAPIVPLFVVGFLALVLLRSTGVVPEPVLDAASLTATLLLAAAMFGLGTGIDIPHLARTGGKNLVLGGISTVFLGGITLAGAVLVTA; encoded by the coding sequence GTGACCACACAGCGCTCGGCCGCCACCGCGGCAGTCATCAACCTGCTCCCCGGAGTACTGGTCATGGCAGCCGCCGTCGCCATCTCACTCTTCGTTGCCAGCCTCCAGGGATTTGTCGGAGCCCTGGTCGTGGCACTCGCTCTCGGCCTCCTGGTCCGTAACACGGGATTGTTCCACCCCCGCATCCGGCCCGGCATCCAGCGGGCCACCAAACGCTTCCTGCGGCTCGGCGTCGTCGTCCTGGGCCTGCAGCTTTCCCTTCCCGAGATCCTCGGCCTCGGCTACCCCGTGCTGGCCCTGATCATCGTCTCGGTCTTCGTCAGCTTCCTGTTCACCCGCTACGTCGGCGAGCGGCTGGGCCTCAGCCGTGCGGCGTCGACCCTGATGGCTGCCGGGTTCTCGATCTGCGGCGCCTCAGCCATCGCCGGCATGCAGAGCATCGTCAACGCCGACGACGACGAGGTCGCCAGCGCCATTGCCATGGTGACCCTGTACGGTTCGGCGGTGATTCTGGGGCTGCCGCTGATCGGGAACCTGCTCGGGCTTTCCCCCGAAACCTTTGGCATCTGGTCCGGGCTTGCCGTCCACGAGGTGGCGCAGGTGGTGGCGACCGCAAGTACCGCTGGCGCCGTCGCCCTCGCGGTGGCGACCGTGGTGAAACTGGGCCGCGTGGTGCTTCTGGCCCCCGTGGCGGCGTTCGTCTCCGTCGGTATCCGTCGCACCGAGGGCGCCCAACGGTCCGTTTCCGGGCGGGTGGCGCCGATTGTGCCGCTGTTCGTGGTCGGTTTCCTGGCACTGGTGCTGCTCCGGTCCACCGGAGTGGTCCCCGAGCCCGTCCTGGATGCCGCCTCCCTCACCGCCACGCTGCTGCTGGCTGCGGCGATGTTTGGCCTGGGTACCGGGATCGACATCCCGCATCTGGCCCGCACCGGTGGGAAGAACCTGGTGCTCGGCGGTATCTCGACGGTGTTCCTCGGCGGGATCACCCTCGCCGGAGCGGTGCTGGTCACCGCCTAG
- a CDS encoding ABC transporter substrate-binding protein encodes MSSVALFGAATLALSACGGDPLESDAGGESVAAETIAIGSANFPESELLAEMYAQVLESEGIDVERNFNIGARDLYLAALEDGSIDLLPEYNGALYSSLVEGGAPEGVTEPDEVYDAMVEVLPEGIVALEQSEAEDKDTLAVLPETAEEYNLETMDDLTDIAGELTLAAGPEFVERFQGLIGLEEVYGIVFSEFRPLDAGGPLTREALLSGEVDVANIFSTDSTIETESLVVLEDTQNLFLSENIVPIIRESKVDDTVTESLNAVSAALTTENLTEYLARVQVDKESSATVATAFLEEYDLL; translated from the coding sequence ATGAGCAGTGTTGCGCTCTTCGGAGCAGCCACCCTGGCCCTTTCCGCATGCGGCGGTGATCCGCTGGAATCCGACGCCGGTGGGGAGTCAGTCGCCGCCGAGACCATCGCGATTGGCTCAGCCAACTTCCCGGAGAGCGAACTGCTCGCCGAGATGTACGCGCAGGTCCTGGAATCCGAGGGCATCGACGTGGAGCGCAACTTCAACATCGGCGCTCGCGACCTGTACCTGGCGGCTCTCGAGGACGGGTCAATCGACCTGCTGCCTGAATACAACGGAGCACTCTACTCCTCGCTCGTGGAGGGTGGTGCCCCTGAAGGCGTCACCGAACCCGACGAGGTATATGACGCAATGGTCGAGGTGCTCCCCGAGGGCATCGTTGCCCTTGAGCAGTCTGAGGCCGAAGACAAGGACACGCTTGCCGTCCTGCCTGAAACAGCCGAAGAGTACAACCTCGAAACTATGGATGACCTGACCGACATCGCCGGTGAGCTCACCCTGGCGGCGGGCCCCGAGTTTGTCGAGCGTTTCCAGGGCCTGATCGGGCTCGAAGAGGTGTACGGAATTGTGTTCTCCGAGTTCCGTCCCCTGGACGCTGGCGGACCGCTGACCCGCGAAGCACTGCTCAGCGGCGAGGTCGATGTTGCCAACATCTTCAGCACCGACTCGACGATTGAAACCGAGTCTCTGGTGGTCCTTGAGGACACCCAGAACCTGTTCCTGTCGGAGAACATCGTGCCGATCATCCGCGAATCCAAGGTGGACGACACCGTCACCGAGTCACTCAACGCAGTCTCGGCGGCTCTGACCACCGAGAACCTCACCGAGTACCTCGCACGCGTGCAGGTGGACAAAGAGTCCAGCGCCACCGTGGCCACCGCGTTCCTTGAGGAATACGACCTCCTCTAA
- a CDS encoding ABC transporter permease: protein MDYLEYLLDPEHWDLAVNGNIPSLIVDHLYYTVITLLIASLIAIPVGLYIGHTGRFSFVAINAGNAGRSLPTLGLIILLVTVIGFGLLPVVIALVILAIPPILTSTYAGLRAINPASVDAAKGMGMRPLQILFRVEIPIALPLILSGLRSATLQVVSTATVASYVGLGGLGRLLVDGLALNQYDRVIAGAVVVALLAIVLDLIASGLQRLVVSPGVSGRALTRTSNKPARSAPEAAPAAAG from the coding sequence ATGGACTATCTCGAGTATCTTCTGGACCCCGAGCACTGGGATTTGGCCGTGAACGGCAACATCCCCTCGCTCATCGTCGACCACCTGTACTACACGGTGATCACCCTGCTCATCGCCTCGCTGATTGCCATCCCCGTGGGGCTGTACATCGGCCACACCGGCCGGTTTTCCTTTGTGGCAATCAACGCCGGCAACGCCGGGCGGTCGCTGCCGACCCTGGGACTGATCATCCTGCTAGTGACAGTGATTGGATTTGGGCTGCTGCCTGTCGTGATCGCCCTGGTGATCCTCGCCATTCCACCCATCCTCACCTCGACCTACGCAGGGCTCAGGGCAATCAATCCCGCATCCGTCGATGCGGCGAAGGGGATGGGCATGCGTCCCCTCCAGATCCTGTTCCGGGTGGAAATTCCCATCGCTTTGCCGTTGATCCTGAGCGGTCTGCGCAGTGCCACCCTGCAGGTCGTCTCGACCGCCACCGTGGCTTCCTACGTGGGCCTCGGCGGCCTGGGCAGGCTGCTCGTCGACGGTCTCGCATTGAATCAGTACGACCGGGTGATCGCCGGGGCCGTCGTCGTCGCCCTCCTGGCCATCGTGCTGGACCTGATCGCTTCCGGCCTGCAGCGGTTGGTGGTCTCCCCCGGCGTGTCCGGGCGCGCACTCACCCGGACATCCAACAAGCCCGCACGATCCGCCCCCGAGGCAGCACCGGCAGCCGCGGGCTAA
- a CDS encoding ABC transporter permease yields the protein MIDYINGNRDIILRAFQEHLYLALIPVILAIIISLPLGYIAVRYKKLYYPLVNISSILYAIPSLALFLLLPPIIGTGVLSPLNIIIALTVYSVALMVRVVADGLNSVDPAITQAATAMGYRRVRRLFSVELPIALPVMLAGLRVATVANVSIVSVGALIGVGGLGALFLRGLQLDYLAPILVGIILSVLLAATCDIIIVLVQRRFTPWVRAGGRA from the coding sequence ATGATCGACTACATCAACGGCAACCGCGACATCATCCTGAGGGCGTTCCAGGAGCACCTCTATCTGGCGTTGATTCCGGTCATCCTGGCAATCATCATTTCCCTGCCGCTGGGCTACATCGCGGTCCGCTACAAGAAGCTCTACTACCCGCTGGTCAACATCAGCAGCATCCTCTACGCAATCCCGTCCCTGGCGCTGTTCCTGCTGCTGCCACCGATCATTGGGACCGGAGTGCTATCCCCCCTGAACATCATCATCGCGCTGACCGTCTACAGCGTTGCACTGATGGTCAGGGTGGTAGCTGACGGCTTGAACTCGGTTGACCCCGCGATCACCCAGGCGGCGACTGCGATGGGCTACCGGCGGGTCCGGCGACTTTTCTCGGTGGAACTGCCCATCGCCCTGCCGGTCATGCTTGCTGGGCTGCGCGTGGCCACGGTCGCCAACGTGAGCATCGTGAGCGTGGGGGCGTTGATCGGCGTCGGCGGTCTGGGAGCCCTCTTCCTCAGGGGCCTGCAGCTTGATTACCTGGCGCCGATTCTTGTGGGAATTATCCTGTCGGTCCTGCTGGCAGCGACCTGCGACATCATCATTGTGCTTGTTCAACGACGATTCACGCCCTGGGTGCGTGCGGGAGGACGGGCCTGA
- a CDS encoding ABC transporter ATP-binding protein, with protein MITFDKVSKTFPDGTLAVENLDFELPTGKITVFVGPSGCGKTTSLRMINRMIEPTGGRILIDGKDVMSQDAALLRRSIGYVIQHAGLFPHRTVIENVMTVPNLIGTDKKKSRASAMELLLRVGLTESMADKYPVQLSGGQEQRVGVARALAADPPVMLMDEPFSAVDPIVRAGLQTEFLRLQGELGKTIAFVTHDIDEAIKLGDMVAVFREGGHLAQYASPQELLENPANDFVADFVGRDRGFRSLSFDSSEVLVLDTVESVRSGSEILMLDDAGRPLGWAGPGIADERSPLSVAGTFTASDSLRVVTDLAISSPVGIAVRVNNTGAADGIIRHPSLVRQLDERRRQRAGNPS; from the coding sequence GTGATCACGTTTGACAAGGTAAGCAAGACTTTTCCGGATGGCACCCTTGCCGTCGAGAACCTCGACTTTGAATTGCCGACCGGCAAGATCACCGTATTTGTGGGCCCCTCAGGCTGTGGCAAGACCACCTCGCTGCGGATGATCAACCGGATGATCGAACCAACGGGCGGCCGGATCCTGATCGACGGCAAGGACGTCATGAGCCAGGATGCCGCCCTGCTGCGCCGCTCAATCGGGTACGTCATTCAGCACGCCGGACTTTTCCCGCACCGCACGGTCATTGAGAACGTCATGACCGTGCCCAACCTCATCGGGACCGACAAGAAGAAGTCGCGGGCAAGCGCCATGGAGCTGCTGCTCCGGGTGGGTTTGACCGAGAGCATGGCCGACAAGTACCCGGTGCAGCTCTCGGGAGGCCAGGAACAGCGCGTGGGAGTGGCCCGGGCTCTGGCCGCCGATCCCCCGGTCATGCTGATGGACGAGCCGTTCAGCGCCGTCGACCCCATCGTCCGTGCGGGACTGCAGACCGAGTTCCTGAGGCTGCAGGGCGAATTGGGCAAGACCATCGCCTTCGTCACCCACGACATCGACGAGGCCATCAAGCTCGGCGACATGGTAGCGGTGTTCCGGGAAGGCGGGCACCTGGCCCAGTACGCGTCACCGCAGGAACTTCTCGAGAACCCCGCCAACGATTTCGTCGCCGACTTCGTCGGCCGCGACCGCGGCTTCCGCAGCCTTTCCTTCGATTCTTCCGAGGTGCTGGTCCTGGACACCGTCGAGTCGGTGCGTTCCGGCAGCGAGATCCTGATGCTCGACGACGCCGGCCGCCCGCTCGGTTGGGCCGGACCGGGGATTGCCGACGAACGCTCACCGCTCTCGGTGGCGGGCACGTTCACCGCTTCGGACTCCCTGCGGGTGGTTACCGATCTCGCGATCAGCTCCCCCGTCGGGATCGCCGTCCGGGTCAACAACACCGGCGCTGCAGACGGCATCATCAGGCACCCGAGCCTGGTCCGCCAGCTGGATGAGCGACGCCGGCAGCGCGCGGGGAACCCCTCATGA
- a CDS encoding aromatic amino acid lyase, whose translation MTSEHNINRVVLDGASLTLDDLITISTGSARIHVPDGVLAALKTSNDVLIRARESGRVYGANTGVGANRALNVEVSGSPEEIRAAHARRLLLSHCAGAGRVDEETTVRAAMAVRLNQFLAGGSGISTGVVVGLLEALNNGAVASIHSLGGLGTGDLAAMAELALTLSGDRPWQVGGIAPVHFEDTDSLPFMSSSALTLATAAQGAVAMEELLKSALVVSSLTLLALEGSPEPYAPAVHQGRNHPHQTAVASSVRQLTGPDTPAVPARLQDPFALRALPQVHAPALDALERLRSVIETECNGAAENPLMTSEGVFHHGQFHLAMLSAALDGTRSAVYPVISLSAARLSHLFRPELSGLPSFLSAGPRGSSGLMIAEYVAQDVLSVLRTLVTPANGPGISVSLGLEEHAGFATQGARQLRQLAAEAPAVVALEAVAAVRALRMAPHRLGSAPVRDAFEYLAAGLDPETDDRPLGDDLAAALALLPGLVRFSSQYGSSVQPVRR comes from the coding sequence ATGACTTCCGAGCACAACATCAATCGGGTGGTGCTCGACGGCGCCTCGCTGACACTTGACGATCTTATTACTATTTCCACGGGATCCGCCCGTATTCATGTGCCCGACGGCGTGCTGGCCGCACTGAAGACGTCGAATGACGTGCTAATTCGGGCCCGCGAATCGGGGCGGGTATACGGCGCGAATACCGGCGTCGGGGCCAACCGGGCGTTGAACGTGGAGGTTAGCGGGTCGCCGGAGGAAATCCGGGCGGCCCACGCGAGACGTTTGCTGCTGAGCCATTGTGCCGGGGCGGGCCGGGTCGATGAGGAGACCACCGTCCGCGCCGCGATGGCCGTCCGGCTGAACCAGTTCCTGGCCGGTGGTTCCGGTATCAGCACCGGTGTGGTCGTCGGCCTGCTGGAAGCGCTCAACAACGGGGCAGTCGCCAGTATCCATAGCCTCGGTGGGCTGGGCACCGGCGATCTGGCGGCCATGGCGGAACTGGCTCTCACCCTGAGTGGGGACCGCCCCTGGCAGGTGGGCGGGATTGCCCCAGTCCACTTCGAGGACACCGATTCGCTGCCCTTCATGAGCTCGAGCGCCCTCACGCTGGCCACCGCAGCGCAGGGGGCCGTTGCAATGGAGGAACTGCTCAAGAGTGCCCTAGTGGTGTCCTCGCTGACCCTGCTGGCTCTCGAGGGGTCGCCAGAGCCCTATGCCCCCGCCGTACATCAGGGCAGGAACCATCCGCACCAGACGGCGGTAGCGTCGTCGGTGCGCCAGTTGACGGGACCGGATACCCCGGCGGTGCCAGCCCGGTTGCAGGATCCGTTCGCCCTGCGTGCCCTGCCCCAAGTACATGCCCCGGCGCTCGACGCCCTTGAACGGCTGCGCTCGGTCATCGAAACCGAGTGTAATGGCGCCGCCGAGAACCCCCTGATGACGTCGGAGGGGGTGTTCCACCACGGCCAGTTCCACCTCGCGATGCTGTCGGCGGCGCTGGACGGAACCCGGTCCGCCGTCTACCCGGTGATCTCCCTCTCGGCGGCGAGACTGTCCCACCTCTTCCGCCCCGAACTGAGCGGCTTGCCATCCTTCCTGTCGGCCGGACCGCGTGGCAGCTCGGGGCTCATGATCGCCGAGTACGTGGCGCAGGATGTGCTCTCGGTCCTGCGCACCCTGGTGACGCCGGCCAACGGGCCGGGTATCAGCGTTTCCCTCGGCCTTGAGGAGCATGCGGGGTTCGCCACCCAGGGGGCCCGGCAATTGCGTCAGTTAGCGGCGGAGGCGCCGGCCGTCGTCGCGCTCGAAGCCGTCGCGGCCGTGCGGGCGCTGCGCATGGCGCCCCACCGGCTGGGAAGCGCCCCAGTGCGGGATGCGTTCGAGTACCTGGCGGCAGGGCTGGACCCCGAAACGGATGACCGTCCCCTGGGGGATGACCTGGCGGCAGCACTAGCGCTGCTGCCGGGCCTCGTCCGGTTCTCCAGTCAGTACGGCTCTAGCGTCCAGCCAGTTCGTCGGTGA
- a CDS encoding cysteine dioxygenase family protein, with translation MTTAPPQGHALTESDVPALPGRTLSQKELQDWVTTLAARPDLWEHHINHEGGERHYASVYRDSTIDVWLLCWNTQDDTGWHDHDISSGAVVVTHGAVTEANPRMNGEPVRRVVEAGRSFSFGPDHVHRMGGSVDGSVSIHAYSPPLWRMGQYAIGRNGVIRRMSVSYADELRPMDDESVIEKYKQLQSVTDELAGR, from the coding sequence ATGACCACGGCACCTCCGCAGGGCCACGCCCTCACAGAATCAGACGTTCCTGCCCTGCCCGGGCGCACGCTCAGCCAGAAAGAACTGCAGGACTGGGTGACCACCCTCGCGGCCCGGCCCGACCTGTGGGAACACCACATCAACCACGAGGGCGGCGAACGCCATTACGCCTCCGTCTACCGGGACTCCACCATCGACGTCTGGCTGCTCTGCTGGAACACGCAAGACGATACCGGCTGGCATGACCACGACATTTCCTCGGGCGCCGTCGTCGTCACCCATGGCGCAGTGACCGAAGCGAATCCGCGGATGAACGGCGAACCCGTCCGCCGGGTCGTGGAGGCCGGCAGGTCCTTCTCCTTCGGACCGGACCACGTGCATCGGATGGGCGGCTCCGTCGACGGATCAGTCTCGATCCACGCATACTCCCCGCCGCTGTGGCGGATGGGCCAGTACGCGATTGGCCGCAACGGCGTGATCCGCCGCATGTCGGTCAGCTACGCCGATGAGCTGCGCCCCATGGATGACGAGAGCGTCATCGAGAAATACAAACAGCTCCAGTCGGTCACCGACGAACTGGCTGGACGCTAG
- a CDS encoding amidohydrolase family protein → MRTDCHQHLWPAAFVDALRNRSQTPRLNGWELLIDGEAPYAVDPLAHDPAIRRGRETREGKDQVLLSLSSPLGIEHLPFEESRELIEVWHTSALELGDPFLVWAATPVSEFDLDSLTRILEHDRVVGLQLPATALADPDAIRRLQPVLDVVQAADKPVLIHPGPAPVTAGTPSWWPALVPYVSQLHASWLAWHTVGRAQHPTLRVAFVALAGLAPLHHERLAARGGSFGAVDPLVYYETSSYDTRAIDATIRVVGVDPIIHGSDRPYAEPRDPGLGHAFTHALFSANPQHLLKGTPR, encoded by the coding sequence ATGCGCACGGATTGCCACCAGCACCTGTGGCCCGCCGCGTTTGTCGATGCGCTCCGCAACCGATCGCAGACTCCCCGCCTGAACGGGTGGGAGCTCCTTATCGACGGTGAAGCGCCCTACGCCGTCGACCCGCTGGCCCATGACCCAGCGATCCGCCGCGGCCGCGAAACCCGCGAGGGCAAGGACCAGGTGCTGCTGTCCCTGTCGAGCCCCCTGGGGATCGAACACCTGCCGTTCGAGGAATCGCGCGAATTGATCGAGGTGTGGCACACCTCGGCGCTGGAGCTCGGCGACCCCTTCCTGGTGTGGGCGGCGACGCCGGTGAGCGAATTCGATCTCGACAGCCTGACCCGCATCCTGGAACACGACCGGGTGGTGGGGCTGCAATTGCCTGCCACCGCGCTGGCGGACCCGGACGCGATCCGCCGCCTGCAGCCTGTCCTTGACGTGGTGCAGGCCGCCGACAAGCCGGTACTGATTCACCCCGGCCCGGCACCCGTTACCGCCGGAACACCCTCCTGGTGGCCGGCCCTGGTCCCCTACGTCTCCCAGCTGCACGCCTCCTGGCTGGCGTGGCACACGGTGGGACGGGCTCAACACCCCACGCTGCGGGTGGCCTTCGTGGCCCTCGCCGGACTCGCACCGCTCCACCACGAACGGCTGGCAGCCCGCGGCGGCAGCTTCGGGGCCGTGGACCCGCTCGTGTACTACGAGACCTCCTCCTACGACACCCGGGCGATCGACGCCACCATCCGGGTGGTCGGTGTCGACCCGATCATCCACGGCTCCGACCGACCCTACGCCGAACCCCGCGACCCCGGCCTCGGCCACGCCTTCACCCACGCGCTCTTCTCTGCCAACCCTCAACATCTCCTGAAAGGAACACCACGATGA